A single Drosophila ananassae strain 14024-0371.13 chromosome 3L, ASM1763931v2, whole genome shotgun sequence DNA region contains:
- the LOC6494060 gene encoding uncharacterized protein LOC6494060, whose protein sequence is MAEEPEVVETAEAAATEMPALAPAVSFHSAPKPEEITQAGEPVEDSSLDVEIIPLDAAVAESSKDGEDQGDGTKLIDSGKDKTPEASDSSVILSPEELRMRKRQQRRDRLKKIMTNRFVLEGSSERLVVFREEVFTKEDDSLKDFVLEDPETIVANFYEPELDVLDVLEDPAIEMPQIYDALPDFSDALGDEALEDIFERELTPPNDEDMSHDAISIISTKSGKDPDTVKQKALFLQDFDLPSLSDISEEHLAAQLSRIKSVASIGMELRDQGSFVNPLTGEILSTSSTSSSSSIEFGSDNEEHARDAGSDVSLDLSDIPEFPESSQPLAPQSALTFAEFTLSFRASHFPDEQETEDPLTKMIELEKITTDFLNDLLKEVVVGVEVRNYENLLRRRFDKRKLIRELKSITNTHILEKNMNLMLNTRMHEYYKRLKNTRVFAKLSAVDEINFYTRYMDALAVLDHLKKKLEMSKLQHGIQLSKVLFDLHSAQQVTSFMEDRLEKTVRKTLIKPDRDQLARIVEMNLRAIASKRRELSDTRLFLITRKHTLGNIMKKIHELDTVTANLAIKDFIAIQNDTVAIEKKIEERHSELKKMRHQYLNDIHLLQHNREKTSALEDKLQTMKDDLKISQEHQRSLRARLYEVKLERTKLRKRHKDLAYKGGILSMPALMHEYDHTVDKLKEKAEKVQKLKESMKAITKRISYYEHGVGHSL, encoded by the exons atGGCAGAGGAACCAGAAGTTGTCGAGACCGCGGAGGCAGCTGCAACCGAAATGCCTGCACTTGCCCCTGCGGTTTCGTTTCATTCTGCGCCTAAGCCTGAAGAGATCACCCAGGCAGGAGAGCCGGTAGAGGATTCTAGTTTGGATGTGGAGATCATTCCATTGGATGCAGCTGTGGCGGAATCTTCAAAGGATGGAGAGGACCAAGGTGATGGTACAAAATTAATTGACTCCGGCAAGGATAAGACTCCTGAGGCAAGTGATAGCTCTGTCATCCTTTCACCGGAAGAACTCAGGATGAGAAAGAGGCAACAACGCAGGGATCGCTTGAAGAAAATCATGACCAATCGCTTTGTTTTGGAGGGAAGTAGCGAAAGATTAGTGGTCTTTCGAGAGGAGGTCTTTACAAAGGAGGACGATTCGTTAAAGGACTTTGTTCTTGAGGATCCGGAAACGATTGTGGCCAATTTCTATGAACCCGAGCTGGACGTCTTGGACGTTTTGGAAGATCCTGCCATAGAAATGCCACAAATTTATGATGCTTTGCCAGACTTTTCTGATGCCCTCGGGGATGAGGCACTCGAAGACATTTTCGAACGCGAATTAACTCCTCCAAATGATGAGGACATGTCACATGATGCCATCAGTATTATTTCCACCAAATCAGGAAAAGATCCGGACACTGTCAAGCAAAAAGCATTGTTTCTTCAGGACTTTGATTTGCCCAGTTTGTCCGACATCTCCGAGGAGCACCTAGCGGCACAACTATCGCGGATAAAGTCCGTGGCCAGTATTGGTATGGAGCTTAGGGATCAAGGATCGTTTGTTAATCCACTAACTGGAGAGATATTGAGCACCAGCTCTACCAGCTCCTCTTCCAGCATCGAATTCGGTTCGGACAACGAGGAGCACGCCCGCGATGCCGGCTCTGACGTTTCACTTGATCTGTCCGACATACCGGAGTTTCCAGAGTCGTCACAACCACTTGCGCCACAGTCAGCCCTGACATTCGCCGAGTTCACTCTAAGTTTTAGGGCCTCCCATTTCCCCGATGAACAAGAAACCGAAGATCCCCTTACGAAAATGATCGAATTGGAGAAGATAACAACTGATTTTCTCAATGATCTATTGAAAGAAGTAGTCGTGGGGGTGGAGGTTCGCAACTACGAAAACCTTCTCCGGCGCAGGTTCGACAAAAGGAAGTTGATAAGAGAGTTAAAATCAATCACCAATACACACATACTCGAAAAGAATATGAACTTGATGCTAAATACTCGAATGCACGAGTACTATAAGCGCCTCAAGAACACTCGGGTGTTTGCCAAGCTTTCGGCCGTAGATGAGATAAACTTCTATACCCGATACATGGATGCCCTGGCCGTACTAGACCATCTTAAGAAGAAGCTCGAGATGTCCAAGTTGCAACATGGCATCCAGTTGAGCAAAGTCCTCTTCGATCTCCACTCGGCCCAGCAGGTTACCTCCTTCATGGAGGATCGCCTGGAAAAGACTGTGCGCAAGACCCTAATTAAGCCGGACAGAGATCAACTGGCTCGGATCGTGGAAATGAATTTGCGGGCCATAGCATCCAAGCGGAGGGAGCTCAGTGACACCAGGCTCTTTCTGATAACCCGCAAACACACCCTGGGTAACATCATGAAG AAAATCCATGAGTTGGATACAGTAACTGCGAACTTGGCAATCAAGGACTTTATAGCCATTCAAAATGACACGGTAGCCATAGAAAAGAAAATAGAGG AACGGCATTCCGagttgaaaaagatgcgtCACCAGTACCTCAACGAcatccacctcctccagcacaaTCGGGAAAAGACTTCGGCACTGGAAGACAAACTGCAGACAATGAAGGATGACCTGAAGATATCCCAGGAGCACCAGCGCAGTTTGCGGGCCAGACTGTATGAGGTGAAGCTGGAAAGGACCAAACTGCGCAAAAGACACAAGGATTTGGCGTACAAGGGTGGCATCCTGTCGATGCCAGCTCTTATGCATGAGTATGACCATACCGTGGACAAGCTGAAGGAGAAAGCCGAGAAGGTGCAGAAGCTCAAGGAATCCATGAAGGCGATTACTAAGCGCATCAGCTACTACGAACACGGAGTAGGACACAgtctttaa
- the LOC6496519 gene encoding probable palmitoyltransferase ZDHHC24 produces MILRPWDRVLPRSIADFGCFLLVAIFVPVTYIFQITVVLPELFAIGGFCYTVLWLASLFIVFNISSNMLAAMLVDTTIRMELLKPPSEPVKLGRWRMCHDCQALVPPRSWHCEVCKVCVLKRDHHCRFIGCCIGHHNYRYFLFFLVYMIVGSLAALITHSVYLWYLHFEVYWQLSSLYTVVAPALSLTLKPSWDSFYLVIYELNLLGFGISSLLLIFHWPIVSIGSVTRERNSRKYDRGLRGNLEMILGHRMHLTWLSPFVRSELPHDGVNWEVSPASSTKEE; encoded by the exons ATGATTCTTCGTCCGTGGGATCGGGTTCTTCCCCGTTCCATCGCCGACTTTGGGTGTTTTTTGCTTGTGGCCATCTTTGTGCCGGTTACGTACATCTTCCAGATCACAGTGGTGCTGCCGGAGCTGTTCGCCATCGGAGGATTCTGCTACACGGTGCTCTGGCTGGCCAGTCTGTTCATTGTGTTCAATATAAGCTCAAACATGCTGGCCGCAATGCTGGTGGATACAACTATCAGGA TGGAGCTGCTGAAACCACCTTCCGAGCCGGTCAAGCTGGGCCGCTGGCGTATGTGCCACGACTGCCAGGCTCTAGTGCCTCCTCGTTCCTGGCACTGCGAGGTGTGCAAGGTATGCGTGCTCAAGAGGGACCACCATTGTCGCTTCATCGGTTGCTGCATTGGACACCACAATTATCGCTACTTTCTGTTTTTCCTGGTGTACATGATCGTCGGCTCCCTGGCCGCCCTCATCACACACAGTGTATACTTGTGGTACCTCCACTTTGAAGTGTACTGGCAGCTATCATCTCTATATACTGTCGTCGCACCAGCGTTAAGTCTCACCCTGAAACCCAGCTGGGACAGCTTTTATCTGGTAATTTACGAACTCAATCTACTCGGTTTCGGCATATCCTCCCTGTTGCTGATATTCCATTGGCCTATCGTGAGCATTGGATCGGTGACGAGGGAACGCAATAGTAGAAAGTATGACCGCGGACTACGGGGGAACCTGGAGATGATTCTTGGCCATCGAATGCATCTTACCTGGCTGTCGCCTTTTGTTCGAAGTGAGCTGCCACACGATGGGGTTAACTGGGAAGTATCACCCGCCTCCTCCACAAAGGAGGAGTAG
- the LOC6496520 gene encoding glutathione S-transferase E14, which produces MSSETKPILYYDDRSPPVRSCLMLIKLLDIDVELRFVDLFKGEQFGKEYLALNPQHSVPTLVHGDLVLTDSHVILIHLAEKYDMKGNLWPKDYEKRMQVLNRLFFECSFLFRRDSDFMSAIVRQGFAHVDVVHHERKLTEAYGAMESYLENNEYMAGEQLTLADLSIVTTLSTVNLMFPLMRFPRLQRWFTAMQQLDAYKEANCSGLEKLRHTMEHIGKFQFPTTEAKVEE; this is translated from the exons ATGTCGTCTGAAACTAAGCCGATCTTATACTATGACGATCGCAGTCCCCCAGTGCGCAGCTGTCTTATGTTAATTAAGTTGCTGGATATTGATGTGGAGCTACGCTTTGTGGATCTTTTCAAGGGCGAACAATTCGGGAAAGAATATTTGGCG TTAAATCCTCAACATAGTGTGCCAACTTTAGTGCATGGAGACCTGGTATTAACTGATAGTCATGTTATACTCATTCACCTGGCGGAGAAATATGATATGAAAGGTAATCTCTGGCCAAAGGACTATGAGAAGCGCATGCAGGTCCTGAACCGTTTGTTCTTCGAATGTTCCTTTTTATTTCGTCGGGACAGTGATTTTATG TCGGCGATTGTCCGCCAGGGATTCGCCCATGTCGATGTGGTTCATCATGAGCGAAAGTTGACCGAGGCGTATGGCGCCATGGAGAGCTACCTGGAAAATAACGAATATATGGCCGGCGAACAG CTGACTCTCGCCGACTTATCCATTGTGACCACACTGAGCACCGTGAATCTCATGTTTCCACTGATGCGATTTCCTCGCCTGCAACGCTGGTTCACCGCCATGCAGCAGCTGGATGCCTACAAAGAAGCCAACTGCAGCGGATTGGAGAAGTTGCGCCACACCATGGAGCACATTGGCAAGTTCCAGTTTCCCACAACCGAAGCAAAGGTTGAGGAATAG
- the LOC26513653 gene encoding uncharacterized protein LOC26513653, whose amino-acid sequence MARFIFQFLLATLIVTIASSASYSHEETETIDFDLYDQTDSSLTKRSIASSISSEDNSSPEEEKEKTKKTLVVESSIDSDSAEESSPKVEKIPFPEYGFDSGSVEESSPKAEKTPNVKSSSDSDSAEVSQKSEEEVSQTRRRRSTNDVRYKNLVNLATICPTKKLENLEQGSFLDVKIEIRDMYKICKDLPNRHH is encoded by the coding sequence ATGGCTCGTTTTATATTCCAGTTTCTATTAGCAACTTTGATTGTGACAATAGCGAGTTCGGCATCCTATTCGCATGAGGAAACTGAAACAATCGATTTTGACCTGTATGACCAAACCGATAGTAGTCTTACGAAAAGATCTATAGCGTCCAGTATTTCTTCGGAGGACAATTCTTCGCCGGAGGAGGAAAAGGAAAAAACTAAGAAAACTCTGGTTGTTGAAAGTTCCATCGATTCAGATTCTGCGGAAGAGTCATCACCAAAGGTAGAGAAAATTCCCTTTCCTGAATATGGCTTTGATTCGGGTTCTGTGGAAGAATCATCACCAAAGGCTGAGAAAACTCCAAATGTTAAAAGTTCCAGTGACTCAGATTCTGCCGAAGTATCACAAAAATCTGAGGAAGAAGTCTCCCAGACAAGACGTCGTCGTTCAACCAATGATGTGAGATACAAAAACTTGGTAAACCTCGCCACAATTTGTCCCACAAAGAAACTGGAAAACTTGGAACAGGGCTCTTTCCTAGATGTCAAAATCGAAATTCGTGATATGTATAAAATTTGTAAAGATTTGCCAAATCGCCACCATTAA
- the LOC6496522 gene encoding uncharacterized protein LOC6496522: protein MQRSILLLLISVTALSVAVALPYTLDEFFNQNLEASLNMDLVEKSGIRKRNAQDSSGSHEDPEEKAKGSSEESKEKENALKRVRRGGDSSADSSGSSSEEKHKAAQSKAGKSGQAGAAAAAGEGETETTTQAAEDETSAPPKRRRRDVSEEHHEPELNPQAEKELTQEMEEAMAALKKDKDLSIEDYAQGCEVQEVSSLETNDATYE from the exons ATGCAGAGATCcatcctgctgctgctcatTTCTGTCACAGCTCTCAGTGTGGCAGTTGCCCTTCCCTACACCTTGGATGAATTTTTCAATCAGAATCTGGAAGCGAGTTTGAACATGGACCTTGTAGAGAAGTCTGGAATCCGAAAACGAAATGCCCAGGATTCTAGCGGTTCCCACGAGGATCCTGAAGAAA AGGCCAAGGGATCATCCGAGGAAAGCAAAGAAAAAGAGAATGCTCTAAAAAGAGTCAGACGGGGGGGTGACTCCAGCGCGGATTCCTCTGGCTCGTCCTCTGAGGAGAAGCACAAGGCGGCACAATCCAAAGCTGGCAAATCCGGTCAAGCTGGGGCAGCTGCTGCAGCTGGTGAAGGTGAGACTGAGACCACCACCCAGGCTGCTGAGGATGAGACCTCAGCCCCACCTAAAAGGCGAAGGCGAGATGTTTCCGAAGAGCATCACGAGCCAGAACTGAATCCTCAGGCGGAGAAGGAGCTGACCCAAGAGATGGAGGAGGCTATGGCTGCTCTGAAAAAGGACAAGGACTTAAGTATCGAGGATTATGCCCAGGGCTGTGAAGTCCAGGAAGTTAGTTCCTTGGAGACTAACGATGCCACATATGAATAA
- the LOC6494062 gene encoding protein PTCD3 homolog, mitochondrial: MYLSRHLRLLPKANIARSLNGGGVHYTTASSAAPAEDSPIQIPNRIQRSPTDLLQALAGTVGRDSTAPHYKYHDDPFLIPMSNAAKRTYAMSKESGRKAAQWIKEEHRDLFLHHEAQPAIEKFAPSMVFTEDSQVDETSLSQLISQGELKDAVLVYSLLEKKGVAISSDLKQSLLELVCFYNNEDPLPEEWIEERWFLQNNRRRERSGKTWKDGDLAEKLYSEIEPKTPESYAALIRGMAKYLQGERAFALLQEAAEKRIQLDTNTYNSIIQIVSLLKDTAEQRWQLCTDLLQEMSQQKLRPNIGTLNAVLECISTFGNFKLARTAALKVLPEFKQLGVNPSLGTYYYLLIIFCRERGPVSHIIVDILNDIGGKELSIVHPKDTYFFATAMDVCRNHLHDKSLAKKVDALLHTGKNYDLIGDSFKESIYYRNFLALLCQTETIEDFMQTYDQLVPNIYIPEPGIMEEILRAVEINGAVEHVPRIWSDMVVFDHTHRESLLLYVLRIMVNNKPSTDSPAHQQLPEQCAKVALDMYEKVEEAVKRLRKVSFTGQMLGDILTLLVRGDNFEKATEVFAHIDKNQHRIPGTPSETALQEFVEASIQNKSPSQALTALQYAVDNNMESSTLARRIHNGFTLNETHLAKLKSLVGESFLEK; encoded by the exons ATGTACCTCTCGCGCCATTTGAGATTGCTGCCCAAGGCAAACATTGCCCGCAGCTTGAATGGAGGTGGAGTGCATTACACAACAGCCAGCAGTGCTGCGCCGGCAGAAGATTCCCCCATACAGATTCCCAACCGCATCCAGCGCTCGCCCACAGATTTGCTGCAAGCCCTGGCAGGAACCGTGGGCAGGGACAGCACGGCACCCCACTACAAATACCACGATGATCCATTCCTGATACCGATGTCCAATGCGGCGAAACGAACCTATGCCATGTCCAAGGAGTCTGGGCGTAAAGCGGCCCAGTGGATTAAGGAGGAGCACCGAGATCTGTTTTTG CACCATGAAGCTCAGCCTGCCATTGAAAAGTTTGCTCCCAGCATGGTCTTCACGGAAGACTCCCAGGTGGACGAGACCTCGCTCTCCCAATTAATTTCCCAGGGTGAACTCAAAGACGCCGTGCTTGTCTACAGCCTGCTGGAAAAGAAGGGCGTAGCAATTAGTTCTGATCTGAAGCAAAGCCTTCTGGAACTGGTGTGTTTTTATAACAACGAGGACCCGTTGCCCGAAGAGTGGATTGAGGAACGCTGGTTTCTGCAGAATAACCGAAGACGTGAGCGTAGTGGTAAGACCTGGAAAGACGGAGATCTTGCGGAGAAGCTGTACTCCGAAATCGAACCAAAAACTCCAGAATCCTACGCCGCTCTTATTCGAGGAATGGCCAAGTATCTGCAGGGCGAGCGGGCATTCGCGCTGCTACAAGAAGCCGCCGAGAAACGCATCCAACTGGACACCAACACCTATAACTCCATCATTCAAATTGTTAGCCTTCTAAAGGACACTGCAGAACAACGATGGCAGTTATGTACTGACCTTCTGCAGGAGATGTCGCAACAAAAACTGCGTCCCAATATCGGAACCCTGAATGCCGTTTTGGAGTGTATTAGCACTTTTGGTAACTTTAAGCTGGCCCGCACAGCAGCTCTTAAGGTTCTGCCTGAATTTAAGCAGCTTGGCGTGAATCCCAGCTTGGGAACCTACTACTATCTGCTGATTATCTTCTGCCGCGAGAGAGGTCCAGTTTCCCACATTATTGTGGACATTCTAAACGATATTGGAGGCAAGGAGCTAAGTATAGTTCACCCCAAGGACACATATTTCTTTGCAACAGCGATGGATGTGTGCCGGAACCATTTGCATGACAAATCCCTGGCTAAGAAGGTGGACGCGCTTCTTCACACCGGCAAGAACTACGATCTGATTGGCGATTCATTCAAAGAATCCATTTACTATCGCAACTTCTTGGCTCTGCTCTGCCAGACGGAAACGATCGAGGACTTTATGCAGACTTACGATCAGCTGGTTCCGAATATTTACATCCCAGAACCCGGTATCATGGAGGAGATCCTGAGGGCTGTCGAGATCAACGGTGCCGTGGAGCACGTACCGCGCATCTGGTCCGATATGGTAGTATTCGATCACACGCACCGCGAGAGCCTGCTGCTCTACGTTTTACGGATTATGGTAAACAACAAACCAAGCACAGATTCACCCGCCCATCAGCAGCTACCTGAGCAATGCGCAAAGGTGGCCTTGGATATGTACGAAAAGGTGGAGGAAGCCGTCAAGCGACTGCGTAAGGTCTCTTTCACAGGCCAAATGTTGGGTGATATCCTGACTCTGCTTGTCCGCGGGGATAATTTCGAGAAAGCCACTGAAGTGTTTGCTCATATCGACAAGAATCAGCACCGAATTCCCGGAACACCCTCAGAAACAGCACTGCAGGAATTTGTGGAAGCCAGTATACAGAACAAGTCCCCTAGCCAGGCACTAACTGCCCTTCAGTATGCCGTGGATAATAACATGGAATCCAGTACACTGGCACGACGCATTCATAATGGATTCACCTTGAACGAAACGCATttggccaagctgaagtcGCTGGTGGGGGAAAGTTTCctcgaaaaataa
- the LOC6494061 gene encoding putative leucine-rich repeat-containing protein DDB_G0290503: protein MEDATVVEDIPQVVEETPKVADPAVEDYSNQENKPAVGNSDAVSLVSGVDFVRNASFTPSTMDLTKSRNKDGTEHDGVEAEERKKILRELMGRFKQRDGDSTSMRLSQKLMSIEEDRRSTVQFTRDSPEEKESPSGSENVKDTSSTLTIAASDIYVDSSRDSIDETELNPMQVAVKSLMFVPHLSDISLGSAVSRRSRRKSSVSAKSLKSITGDVGGFKDPTSKRDSDESDSDEEENEEKEESSKSESSLDASQLRATQDSMLDSVTMNISDHEVHLETQSHMELGLDDFLNLTRTSQSLSEADTELPNKDHETNMVIGTFIEQLVGEVVFLIEHKSPNELLRENLDKLKLIAALEILVNDFLMLKDINSVLNERMVSYCRQNKLLRNIQPLSSEETAVAQLRYNAALQNLGEGLDRVAQVKTEAGLASNKAIISLVHINNVATTTEVHLEGVIRKLLVRPDAETDYLKRMVAKELRLMATVRNEISDTRLFMLTRLHTLAVTRERAEKLECVAENVSMNAFVATQANVVALEKKLEERNVDLKKSRHHYHYELHQIQHNREKVLTIRNRLQSMKFDLLEKSEIRNKVKSKLVRLKMERQRMRRELNDLTYRGGILAMPALMRDYDRTVEYVEKKEQEVMLLRDKLRAGSSSMSSFNLMNKKLTRAQSRAQLE, encoded by the exons ATGGAAGACGCGACCGTAGTTGAAGACATTCCCCAAGTAGTGGAAGAAACCCCCAAAGTTGCTGACCCTGCAGTGGAAGACTATAGCAACCAAGAAAATAAACCAGCTGTAGGGAATAGCGATGCGGTCAGTTTGGTTAGTGGGGTCGATTTTGTAAGGAATGCTTCCTTTACGCCATCGACTATGGATCTCACCAAATCGCGTAATAAGGACGGAACGGAACATGACGGAGTAGAGGCGGAAGAACGGAAGAAGATACTTCGGGAACTCATGGGACGTTTTAAGCAACGGGACGGGGATAGCACATCTATGCGACTAAGCCAGAAATTGATGTCCATAGAGGAAGATCGGAGGTCCACTGTCCAGTTTACGCGCGATAGTCCTGAAGAAAAGGAATCACCCAGCGGATCCGAAAACGTAAAGGATACATCTTCTACGCTGACAATAGCCGCATCAGATATCTATGTTGATAGCAGTCGCGATTCTATAGACGAAACTGAATTGAATCCCATGCAGGTGGCGGTCAAGTCGCTGATGTTTGTGCCGCATCTATCCGACATTTCCCTCGGATCAGCCGTCAGTCGGCGAAGCCGTCGAAAATCATCTGTATCGGCTAAGAGCCTAAAATCCATTACAGGGGATGTAGGTGGGTTTAAGGATCCGACATCTAAACGTGATTCCGATGAGAGCGACAGTGATGAGGAAGAAAATGAGGAGAAGGAGGAAAGCTCCAAATCAGAGTCAAGTTTAGATGCTTCTCAATTGCGGGCTACACAGGATTCGATGTTGGATAGCGTCACAATGAATATATCGGATCACGAAGTCCACTTGGAGACCCAGAGTCACATGGAACTAGGCCTGGACGATTTCCTGAATTTAACGAGAACATCTCAGTCCTTATCTGAGGCCGACACCGAGTTGCCCAACAAGGACCATGAGACCAACATGGTGATTGGCACATTCATTGAACAATTAGTCGGCGAAGTAGTCTTCTTAATTGAGCACAAGAGTCCCAACGAATTGCTCAGGGAGAATTTAGACAAACTAAAGCTGATCGCTGCTTTGGAGATTCTTGTAAACGATTTCCTGATGCTCAAGGATATAAACTCCGTCCTCAACGAACGCATGGTCAGCTACTGCCGGCAGAACAAGTTGTTGAGAAATATCcagccactttccagcgaagAGACGGCAGTGGCCCAGTTACGCTACAATGCGGCACTACAAAATCTCGGCGAAGGACTTGATCGGGTTGCTCAGGTGAAAACTGAAGCTGGCTTGGCGTCCAATAAGGCAATCATATCCCTCGTCCACATCAACAACGTTGCCACCACCACGGAAGTCCATCTGGAGGGGGTTATACGGAAGCTGCTGGTCCGGCCGGATGCCGAAACGGATTACCTCAAGAGAATGGTGGCGAAGGAGTTGCGATTGATGGCCACCGTCCGGAATGAGATCAGTGATACTAGGCTGTTTATGTTGACCCGACTACACACTTTGGCAGTTACTAGGGAA AGGGCAGAGAAGCTAGAGTGTGTTGCGGAAAATGTAAGCATGAATGCCTTTGTTGCGACACAAGCCAATGTGGTTGCCctggaaaaaaaattagagg AACGGAATGTGGATCTTAAGAAATCTCGACACCATTACCACTACGAACTACATCAGATCCAGCACAATCGTGAAAAGGTCTTGACCATTAGAAACAGACTACAATCCATGAAATTCGATCTGCTGGAGAAGAGCGAGATACGAAACAAGGTAAAGAGCAAGCTCGTGCGCCTGAAGATGGAACGGCAAAGGATGCGAAGGGAACTCAACGACCTCACCTATCGAGGCGGTATTCTGGCGATGCCTGCCCTCATGCGCGACTACGATCGAACTGTGGAGTATGTGGAGAAAAAGGAACAGGAAGTCATGCTACTCAGAGATAAGTTGCGAGCCGGCAGCAGTTCCATGTCCTCCTTCAATCTTATGAACAAGAAGCTCACAAGAGCACAATCAAGAGCGCAACTGGAGTAA
- the LOC6496521 gene encoding muscle-specific protein 20 produces MSLERAVRAKIAGKRNPEMDKEAQEWIEAITGDKFPASESYEDVLKDGQVLCKLINILAPNSVAKVNSSGGQFKFMENINNFQKALIAYGVPDIDVFQTVDLYEKKDISNVTNTIFAIGRAAYKHPEFKGPFLGPKPADECKRDFTDEQLKAGQTIVGLQAGSNKGATQAGQNLGAGRKILLGK; encoded by the exons ATGTCTCTTGAGCGTGCCGTTCGTGCCAAG ATTGCCGGCAAGCGCAATCCCGAGATGGACAAGGAGGCCCAGGAATGGATTGAGGCCATCACTGGCGATAAGTTCCCCGCCAGCGAGTCCTACGAGGATGTGCTCAAGGACGGTCAGGTGCTCTGCAAGCTGATCAACATCCTGGCCCCCAACTCCGTGGCCAAGGTCAACTCCTCCGGTGGACAGTTCAAGTTCATGGAGAACATTAACAACTTCCAGAAGGCTCTGATCGCCTACGGTGTTCCCGATATCGATGTCTTCCAGACCGTCGATCTCTATGAGAAGAAGGATATTTCCAATGTTACCAACACCATCTTCGCCATTGGCCGTGCT gCCTACAAGCACCCCGAGTTCAAGGGTCCCTTCCTGGGCCCCAAGCCTGCCGATGAGTGCAAGCGCGACTTCACCGATGAGCAGCTGAAGGCCGGCCAGACCATTGTCGGTCTGCAGGCTGGTTCCAACAAGGGTGCCACCCAGGCTGGCCAGAACCTCGGCGCCGGCCGCAAGATCCTGCTCGGCAAGTAA